The Seriola aureovittata isolate HTS-2021-v1 ecotype China chromosome 3, ASM2101889v1, whole genome shotgun sequence genome includes a region encoding these proteins:
- the chrnb5a gene encoding neuronal acetylcholine receptor subunit beta-2 encodes MTTNTLLLLFILSLTSSRAENAEERLVNYLLGPERYNKLIRPAVNKSQQVTISIQVSLSQLISVNEREQIMTTNLWLFQEWNDYRLRWDPEKYEGIKKLRIPSKHIWLPDIVLYNNADGVYEVSFYCNAVVSNTGDIFWLPPAIYKSACAIEVQNFPFDQQNCTLKFRSWTYDHTEVDLILTSDFASRDDFTPSGEWDIVSLPARKNEDPNDITYLDITYDFVIQRKPLFYTINLIIPCVLITSLAILVFYLPSDCGEKMTLCISVLLALTVFLLLISKIVPPTSLAVPLIGKYLMFTMVLVTFSIVSTVCVLNVHHRSPSTHHMPDWVKRLFLVRLPTFLLMRRPGSSNVRDKLRRKYANRGTMGKTNSQSCTERKQYSNIRLGGIRTDSDAIYVNEDLAHKFCWKVGDIPDGGGGFSDFRRPLAAQGDAELEEAVDGVRYIAEHMKTEDDDEGIIEDWKYVAMVIDRLFLWIFILVCVVGTLGLFMQPLFQSYNTPTADDTEYGDF; translated from the exons ATGACTACCAAcactctcctcctgctcttcatcctGTCTCTCACAA GCAGCAGGGCAGAGAATGCAGAGGAGCGTCTGGTGAACTACCTGTTGGGTCCAGAGCGCTACAATAAACTGATCAGACCAGCTGTCAATAAGAGCCAGCAGGTCACCATCTCCATAcaggtgtctctgtctcagcttATCAGCGTA AATGAGAGAGAGCAAATTATGACGACCAACTTATGGCTGTTTCAG GAGTGGAATGACTACAGGCTGAGATGGGACCCAGAGAAGTATGAAGGCATCAAGAAACTACGGATACCATCCAAACACATCTGGCTTCCTGATATAGTGCTCTACAATAA CGCTGATGGTGTGTACGAAGTTTCCTTCTATTGCAACGCCGTAGTCTCCAACACAGGGGACATTTTTTGGCTCCCCCCTGCAATCTACAAGTCGGCCTGCGCCATCGAGGTGCAGAACTTCCCCTTTGACCAGCAGAACTGCACTCTCAAGTTCCGCTCCTGGACCTACGACCACACAGAGGTGGACCTGATCCTCACCAGCGACTTCGCCAGTCGTGATGACTTCACGCCTAGCGGAGAGTGGGACATCGTGTCGCTCCCGGCACGCAAAAATGAGGACCCCAACGACATCACCTACCTGGATATCACCTACGATTTTGTTATCCAGAGGAAGCCGCTTTTTTATACCATTAACCTGATCATCCCGTGTGTGCTGATCACATCGCTGGCTATCCTGGTTTTCTACCTGCCGTCGGACTGTGGGGAGAAGATGACGCTGTGTATATCGGTGCTGCTGGCCCTCACTGTGTTCCTGCTGCTGATATCAAAGATAGTGCCACCCACCTCTCTGGCAGTGCCACTCATCG GTAAATACCTGATGTTCACCATGGTGCTGGTCACTTTCTCCATTGTAAGCACCGTCTGCGTCCTCAACGTGCACCATCGCTCCCCGTCCACCCACCACATGCCCGACTGGGTCAAACGTCTCTTCTTAGTCCGACTGCCCACGTTCCTCCTCATGAGGCGCCCGGGCTCTTCCAACGTCCGCGATAAACTCCGCCGGAAGTATGCCAACCGGGGTACCATGGGGAAAACCAACTCCCAGAGCTGCACAGAGAGGAAGCAGTACTCTAACATCAGGCTCGGCGGGATCCGAACAGACAGCGACGCTATCTACGTGAACGAGGACTTGGCCCACAAGTTTTGCTGGAAGGTGGGCGACATCCCAGATGGGGGTGGTGGATTTTCGGACTTCCGGAGACCTTTGGCTGCTCAAGGGGatgcagagctggaggaagcAGTGGATGGAGTGAGATACATCGCTGAACACATGAAGACAGAAGACGATGATGAAGGG ATCATAGAGGACTGGAAGTACGTGGCCATGGTGATAGACCGTCTGTTCCTGTGGATCTTCatcctggtgtgtgtggtgggaacACTGGGGCTCTTCATGCAGCCGCTCTTCCAGAGCTATAACACCCCCACTGCTGATGACACTGA GTATGGAGATTTCTAG